The sequence ATGAAGATAAACATATCGAAAAATGGAAAATTCTTCAGAAAAAAATTACCCCAATATACTATAGACTTTATTCGACTCTTTCATGCAATCCTGACATTAATTTCGTACCGGATGACATTTATATCAACATTATTCTTCCTCTATTAAATAAAAGGGTGTTTAATCTGGCGTATTCAGAAAAAAATTCCTATGATATTCTTCATGGATTTAAAGTATTTCCAAGATGTATTGTGAGGAATATCGATGGCATTTTTCTTGATTTAAATTATAACCTTATTCTTATTGATGATATCGAGTTAAGCAACATTCTTAAACCCTATAAAAAAATAGTTTTAAAGCCTTCTATTGATAGTTCGGGCGGGAAAAACGTAAATGTTTTCTTAAACAATGGT comes from Acidobacteriota bacterium and encodes:
- a CDS encoding sugar-transfer associated ATP-grasp domain-containing protein, translating into MKRFKNYLIGKIRIALLGRGRKRSAIYINKYTKSLYPKFDFSLKVANEDKHIEKWKILQKKITPIYYRLYSTLSCNPDINFVPDDIYINIILPLLNKRVFNLAYSEKNSYDILHGFKVFPRCIVRNIDGIFLDLNYNLILIDDIELSNILKPYKKIVLKPSIDSSGGKNVNVFLNNGKEIFEKDNKNKLTMEYLNNYYKKDYVIQEYIEQHQYLSNFNPTSLNTLRIMTYRSVLDEKIRACFKVT